From the genome of Eucalyptus grandis isolate ANBG69807.140 chromosome 2, ASM1654582v1, whole genome shotgun sequence, one region includes:
- the LOC104432832 gene encoding L-ascorbate peroxidase, cytosolic produces the protein MGKCYPTVSEEYSKAVEKCKKKLRGLIAEKNCAPLMLRLAWHSAGTYDVKTKTGGPFGTMKHAAELAHGANNGLDIAVRLLEPIKEQFPVLSYADFYQLAGVVAVEVTGGPEIPFHPGREDKPEPPPEGRLPDATKGSDHLRDVFGHMGLSDQDIVALSGGHTLGRCHKERSGFEGPWTTNPLIFDNTYFTELLTGDKEDLLQLPSDKALLTDPVFRPLVEKYAADEDAFFADYAEAHLKLSELGFADA, from the exons ATGGGGAAGTGTTACCCGACCGTGAGCGAGGAGTACAGCAAGGCCGTCGAGAAATGCAAGAAGAAGCTCCGAGGCCTCATCGCCGAGAAGAACTGCGCTCCGCTCATGCTTCGTCTCGc ATGGCACTCTGCCGGTACCTACGACGTGAAGACGAAGACAGGGGGTCCGTTTGGGACCATGAAGCATGCCGCTGAGCTCGCTCATGGCGCCAATAACGGACTCGACATAGCCGTGAGGCTGTTGGAGCCCATCAAGGAGCAGTTTCCTGTCCTCTCTTACGCCGACTTCTATCAG TTGGCTGGTGTTGTTGCCGTGGAAGTCACCGGCGGACCTGAAATTCCGTTCCACCCGGGAAGAGAG GATAAGCCGGAACCGCCTCCTGAGGGTCGTCTGCCTGATGCCACCAAGG GCTCTGATCATTTGAGAGATGTGTTTGGTCACATGGGTTTGAGCGATCAGGATATTGTTGCTCTCTCTGGTGGCCATACCCTG GGAAGATGCCACAAAGAAAGATCTGGATTTGAGGGACCTTGGACTACCAATCCTCTCATTTTTGATAACACCTATTTCAC ggaGCTATTGACCGGTGATAAGGAAGATCTCCTTCAGCTGCCATCCGACAAGGCTCTTCTCACTGATCCCGTTTTCCGTCCACTTGTTGAAAAATATGCTGCG GATGAAGATGCCTTCTTCGCTGACTATGCGGAAGCTCACCTAAAACTCTCTGAACTTGG atttgcGGATGCCTAA
- the LOC120289422 gene encoding uncharacterized protein LOC120289422 yields the protein MTIDDTKLNIGLSTEVSAKSLSQEHQKQNADPEPQAQSNMKVKMQHEILDNHQKIHGFLKDGSEGLHRHMELQKIEIKPLVDDGNVPVDDDTPFLHTGPCGKEEESNFEKNDMIGSQCIEGLSKVLAGDATVFSHSPCADSSACRIQSSFGLPDHQLPCAEGVSESSEKVKVVESHIYDNSQTSVTNLESQARFMGVGLSEEFQKNCEENVDSTNDQNDNANEEQGSFVLPLKLAEQVDNGFHRLHDSSTESSIEDPENLVFYGSLTASHGGTSLAGDHAAEEDSCKKKGANENDELLVGAEHTMSINEQPEVHAVEQVAHEKEGAIENDDLLLTELCSSGGEHQDNALMIKYSPLICQHACGVQLNSSTVLCPVLPSENVHQSVEAKRVEVLYAEEIVENSAFFSDQQSTDNMYLPGQVDGFNLGSSLIVNRDQKLLAATDVTSASFVGLGNDPCSGIKEEDRYVSIPLVSAVQDGDDDTLMEMECDDEEENQILLSVKNASVSLMTGRPLPDTLTGIELSSREVDTSSHEDSRSGSFGQHQKLKDCNLPDVSVHVEDPSWQDDVDQTNEEFHSFDNAMKNSSAVVGQQQLLDGNSSIDCSLKMKGLAGDDNLSLASNQNAQSGYQPELHSPCFILEPDSQAHQVLSSNIEISTVDNCLKEPKRCFMSSGSLYEDDVPRSECLKADVCSQVEPVQKDNFGNVGISSEDANVEGVLSVSVEKHQSNIYNASLEDDGAVDVNRDEFSIAERVDVMVSSWQSSEEVGLDVKNNRAELPVKNQCIEASQLKSSILPEKADSSIPTESFTCDVQRQHQLGSTLNSSKDTTTSVQGEICKKDGKQESAIVKPPPDAAPFSEEWLAAFEAAGEEILTMKHGAVQHSPPDKTLPEPSPWSPVKRKNNQAIGPFDCTKFSNICNSIPESSSE from the exons ATGACCATTGATGACACAAAGCTGAACATCGGGTTAAGCACGGAAGTCTCTGCTAAATCTCTCAGCCAGGAACATCAAAAGCAAAATGCAGATCCAGAACCTCAAGCTCAATCAAATATGAAAGTGAAAATGCAACACGAAATTTTGGATAACCATCAAAAGATACATGGGTTTCTCAAGGATGGTAGTGAAGGACTTCATAGGCATATGGAACTGCAAAAAATCGAGATAAAACCTCTAGTAGATGATGGAAATGTGCCAGTTGATGATGATACACCATTCTTACATACAGGACCTTGtgggaaagaggaagaaagtaATTTTGAGAAGAATGATATGATTGGTAGCCAATGCATTGAAGGATTATCAAAAGTTTTAGCTGGTGATGCCACTGTTTTCTCCCATTCCCCTTGTGCTGATTCCAGTGCCTGCAGAATCCAGAGTAGTTTTGGACTGCCAGATCATCAGCTACCCTGTGCTGAAGGTGTCTCTGAATCTTCAGAAAAAGTCAAAGTAGTGGAATCTCATATCTACGATAATAGTCAAACTTCCGTCACAAACTTAGAGAGTCAAGCCAGGTTTATGGGGGTTGGATTGTCTGAAGAATTCCAGAAAAATTGTGAAGAGAACGTGGACAGTACAAATGATCAAAATGATAATGCGAATGAAGAACAAGGATCTTTTGTACTTCCCTTGAAACTTGCAGAGCAGGTTGATAATGGCTTTCACAGACTGCATGACAGCAGCACAGAATCATCTATTGAAGATCCGGAGAATTTAGTTTTCTATGGTAGTCTCACAGCTAGTCATGGTGGCACTTCTCTGGCAGGTGATCATGCTGCAGAGGAAGattcttgcaaaaaaaaaggagcaaatgaaaatgatgagttaTTGGTGGGTGCTGAGCACACGATGAGTATTAATGAACAGCCAGAAGTTCATGCTGTAGAGCAAGTTGCTCATGAAAAGGAAGGAGCAATTGAAAATGATGACTTACTGCTAACTGAACTTTGCAGTTCTGGAGGTGAACACCAGGATAATGCTCTGATGATTAAATATTCTCCCCTCATATGCCAGCATGCTTGTGGAGTCCAGTTGAACAGCTCTACTGTTCTTTGCCCTGTACTTCCATCAGAGAATGTTCACCAATCTGTCGAAGCTAAAAGAGTAGAAGTTCTATATGCAGAGGAAATAGTTGAAAATTCTGCCTTCTTTAGTGATCAACAGTCAACTGACAACATGTACCTCCCTGGTCAAGTTGATGGTTTTAATCTGGGATCTTCTTTGATTGTGAACAGAGATCAAAAACTGCTTGCAGCAACTGATGTTACTTCTGCTTCCTTTGTTGGTCTAGGAAATGATCCTTGCAGTGGGATCAAAGAGGAAGATAGATATGTTTCAATTCCACTAGTATCCGCGGTTCAAGATGGAGATGATGATACACTAATGGAGATGGAgtgtgatgatgaggaagaaaatcaaatacTTTTGTCAGTGAAGAATGCTTCTGTCAGTTTAATGACAGGAAGGCCACTTCCTGATACACTGACAGGAATAGAGTTATCGTCAAGGGAAGTGGATACCTCATCTCATGAAGATAGCCGTAGTGGTTCCTTTGGACAACACCAGAAATTGAAGGACTGTAACCTGCCTGATGTCTCTGTACACGTTGAAGATCCATCTTGGCAAGATGATGTAGatcaaacaaatgaagaatttcATAGTTTTGATAATGCTATGAAGAATTCTTCCGCTGTGGTTGGACAACAGCAGCTGTTGGATGGCAATTCATCCATTGATTGCTCACTCAAGATGAAGGGGTTGGCTGGGGATGATAACTTATCCTTGGCTTCTAATCAAAATGCACAGTCTGGTTATCAGCCTGAGCTTCACAGTCCCTGCTTCATATTGGAACCTGATTCACAGGCTCATCAAGTATTGTCTTCAAATATTGAGATATCCACTGTGGACAACTGTCTTAAAGAACCAAAGAGATGTTTTATGAGTAGTGGTAGTCTGTACGAAGATGATGTCCCTAGAAGCGAATGTTTAAAGGCTGATGTTTGTTCCCAAGTAGAACCTGTCCAGAAAGATAATTTTGGCAATGTAGGAATAAGTTCTGAAGATGCTAATGTGGAGGGCGTGTTGTCAGTCTCAGTTGAAAAACATCAGTCAAATATTTACAATGCATCACTGGAAGATGATGGTGCTGTGGATGTCAACAGAGATGAATTTTCTATAGCAGAAAGAGTTGATGTTATGGTTTCATCTTGGCAGTCAAGTGAAGAAGTGGGTTTGGATGTCAAAAACAATCGAGCAGAACTGCCTGTAAAAAACCAATGCATAGAAGCTAGTCAGTTGAAAAGTAGCATTTTGCCTGAAAAGGCTGATTCTAGTATTCCAACAGAAAGTTTTACTTGTGATGTCCAGAGGCAGCACCAACTTGGTAGTACCTTAAATTCCAGCAAGGATACAACCACATCAGTCCAAGG GGAAATCTGCAAGAAAGATGGGAAACAAGAATCTGCCATAGTGAAACCTCCACCAGATGCTGCTCCGTTCTCTGAGGAATGGTTAGCAGCATTCGAAGCTGCTGGGGAG GAAATTCTTACAATGAAACACGGTGCCGTCCAACATTCCCCTCCTGACAAGACTCTACCTGAACCCAGTCCATGGTCACCG GTGAAGCGAAAAAATAATCAGGCAATTGGACCATTTGACTGTACAAAGTTCAGTAATATCTGCAACAGCATTCCTGAATCCAGTTCTGAATAG